A part of Kwoniella dejecticola CBS 10117 chromosome 5, complete sequence genomic DNA contains:
- a CDS encoding aspartate-semialdehyde dehydrogenase encodes MTSGGKKQIKVGILGATGTVGQRFIQLLSAHPYFKIHALGASSRSAGQEYAKATKWKLNTPIPDEIKTKVVQECKPTAEGFAECGVVFSGLDHDVAGDIEESFRQSNLIIFSNAKNYRRDPLCPLIVPLVNPSHLSIIAHQKKTLGLEKGYIVTNANCSTTGLVVPLAALEKGFGPLKTVMVTTLQAISGSGYPGVPSLDILDNVVPHIGGEEEKIEWETNKILGGLNSSNTEFDLHVSEEGKYGRINVSATTTRVPVIDGHTASVSVKFRDSKPTIEEIQKAFREYRCEAQELNVPSAPPQAIVLHEAPDRPQPRLDRDLHNGACVSVGRVRPCPVFDVKFICLVDNVRLGAATSSIMNAEIAVEKGLIV; translated from the exons ATGACTTCAGGCGGCAAGAAACAGATCAAAGTCGGTATCTTGGGTGCTACCGGAACAGTCGgacagag ATTCATCCAACTCTTATCCGCCCACCCATACTTCAAGATTCACGCCTTGGGAGCTTCGTCCAGATCAGCTGGTCAAGAATACGCCAAAGCCACCAAATGGAAGCTCAATACTCCCATCCCAGACGAAATCAAGACGAAAGTCGTGCAAGAGTGTAAACCCACCGCAGAGGGCTTTGCGGAGTGCGGAGTGGTGTTCAGTGGATTGGATCATGACGTTGCTGGAGATATTG AGGAATCCTTCCGACAATCAaacttgatcatcttctccaacgCCAAGAACTACCGTCGAGACCCTTTATGTCCACTCATCGTCCCTCTCGTCAACCCTTCCCACCTGTCCATCATCGCGCACCAAAAGAAGACGCTGGGTCTCGAGAAGGGATACATAGTCACCAATGCCAACTGCTCTACCACGGGCCTCGTCGTCCCTCTCGCCGCTTTGGAAAAGGGTTTCGGCCCACTCAAAACTGTGATGGTCACCACCCTGCAAGCCATCTCCGGATCAGGGTATCCCGGTGTGCCGTCCCTCGATATCCTGGATAACGTCGTACCCCATATCGggggggaagaggagaagatcgagtggGAAACCAACAAGATCCTTGGAGGGCTCAATTCATCAAATACCGAATTTGACCTGCATGTTTCGGAAGAGGGGAAATACGGACGGATCAATGTGTCGGCAACTACGACGAGAGTACCTGTTATAGATGGACATACGGCTTCTGTCTCAGTCAAATTCCGTGATTCCAAGCCAACGATAGAAGAGATCCAAAAAGCGTTCAGAGAGTACAGGTGTGAGGCGCAAGAATTGAATGTACCTTCGGCGCCGCCGCAGGCGATTGTGCTTCATGAGGCTCCGGATAGACCTCAGCCGAGATTGGATAGGGATCTGCATAATGGAGCGTGTGTCAGTGTGGGACGGGTGAGACCTTGCCCGGTTTTCGATGTGAAATTTATCTGTCTGGTGGATAATGTAAGGCTGGGAGCGGCGACTAGTAGTATAATGAATGCTGAGATCGCTGTGGAGAAGGGGCTGATAGTATAG